From the Martelella mediterranea DSM 17316 genome, one window contains:
- a CDS encoding LacI family DNA-binding transcriptional regulator encodes MTGSTTPRADRVSYVSANEVAERAGVSRSAVSRTFSGAGSVAPATRRKVLKAAEELGYHANLLARGLVGEPSRIVCLIAADVGQPYHSAMIDKVTRQLQLHGKVAMMINTAGDDDSVSQALRQSLHFRAEASVVLSGSPPAKLVQSCLSNGQRVVLVNRDDDAEGAERIRIDNATACREALALLRRAGCKRLACVSSQARTSSMTTRESAFAAAAAEIGVEIDVVRVGPTSYDTGQEAARVLLGRSNPPDGVFCVTDLLAFGFIDAARTIFGVEIPRDLCVIGFDDVPQARWSGYELTTFRQPMDEMVARIAEILTSDTSGSDSAFEALPVWRKTVRMG; translated from the coding sequence TCTCCCGCTCGGCCGTGTCGCGCACCTTTTCCGGCGCCGGCAGCGTGGCCCCGGCCACGCGGCGCAAGGTGCTGAAAGCGGCAGAGGAACTGGGCTATCATGCTAATCTCCTTGCGCGTGGTCTGGTCGGCGAGCCCTCCCGGATCGTGTGCCTGATCGCGGCCGATGTCGGTCAGCCTTATCATAGTGCGATGATCGACAAGGTCACCCGCCAGCTTCAGCTTCACGGCAAAGTGGCGATGATGATCAATACCGCCGGCGACGATGATAGCGTCAGCCAGGCGCTGAGGCAAAGTTTGCACTTCCGTGCAGAGGCTTCGGTCGTGCTCAGCGGCTCGCCGCCAGCGAAACTGGTACAGAGCTGTCTTTCGAACGGCCAGCGCGTGGTGCTGGTCAACCGCGACGACGATGCCGAGGGCGCCGAGCGCATCCGCATCGACAACGCCACGGCGTGTCGCGAGGCCCTGGCGCTGCTCAGGCGGGCGGGCTGCAAGCGTCTGGCCTGCGTGTCCTCGCAGGCGCGCACCTCGTCCATGACCACGCGCGAAAGCGCTTTCGCCGCCGCCGCCGCCGAGATCGGCGTCGAGATCGATGTCGTCCGGGTCGGTCCCACCAGCTATGACACCGGGCAGGAGGCCGCGCGCGTGCTGCTCGGGCGGTCGAACCCGCCCGACGGCGTGTTCTGCGTGACCGATCTTCTGGCCTTCGGCTTCATCGATGCCGCCCGCACCATATTCGGCGTCGAAATCCCGCGCGATCTTTGCGTGATCGGCTTTGACGATGTGCCGCAGGCGCGCTGGTCGGGCTATGAACTCACCACGTTCCGCCAGCCCATGGACGAGATGGTGGCGCGCATTGCCGAGATCCTGACGTCTGATACCAGCGGTAGCGATTCCGCTTTCGAGGCCCTGCCGGTTTGGCGCAAGACCGTGCGAATGGGATAG
- a CDS encoding metallophosphoesterase family protein: protein MIRIAVLADPHLHDVRFGSAAAEAPFVRSLADSLHSTRIFNESEAAFRAALDAVVAEGIRLCIIAGDLTDDGQPANWQAVSDLLADYSRLHGIRFFATPGNHDQWSMTGKPLAKNFVDPVGNVDVYAAPGAAPGKEARPCPGMRMVGYDETLPYAGQFGYRPQPSDLYWETPFGTSPDMADRRARTAVEGGESALISDMSYLVEPVEGLWLLSIDANVYLPNTDGGHDDCSKDGWNATVRHKPYLLHWMRDVARRARAENKRLVAFSHYPVADIFRGLTAALETLPGSRAGARRMPTPDVAAAIAATGLPLHFSGHWHVDATAAEAGLVNVSVPSTVAYPPGWKCLEIGSGGMDISDRAVSDAPGFDAWFARYVAEADRTDQDGSILSVADYREFLDRHFRAIVLERRLPEDWPPQMQAMARSARLPEIADLLSLPQAGLPAIAVADILVDWYRLREAGGGAAAGISKERRALYAELARSCAGMDFPEGSDAAILAVFLRTLGLLLTGNDAKRTALDRLREAFVPC from the coding sequence ATGATCCGCATCGCCGTCCTCGCCGATCCGCATCTGCATGACGTCCGCTTCGGCAGCGCCGCCGCCGAGGCGCCGTTCGTGCGCTCGCTGGCCGACAGCCTGCATTCCACGCGCATCTTCAACGAAAGCGAGGCGGCGTTTCGCGCGGCGCTCGATGCCGTCGTCGCCGAGGGAATCAGGCTCTGCATCATCGCCGGCGATCTGACGGATGACGGCCAGCCCGCGAACTGGCAGGCCGTCTCGGACCTTCTGGCAGACTACAGCCGGCTTCACGGCATCCGCTTCTTCGCCACGCCCGGCAACCACGACCAGTGGTCGATGACCGGCAAGCCGCTGGCGAAGAATTTCGTGGATCCGGTCGGAAATGTCGATGTGTACGCTGCCCCAGGGGCTGCGCCCGGAAAGGAAGCGCGTCCCTGTCCCGGCATGCGCATGGTCGGTTACGACGAGACCCTGCCCTATGCCGGCCAGTTCGGCTATCGCCCCCAGCCGTCAGACCTCTACTGGGAAACGCCCTTCGGCACATCGCCCGATATGGCGGATCGCAGGGCGCGGACCGCCGTTGAAGGCGGCGAGAGCGCCCTCATCAGCGACATGTCCTATCTGGTCGAGCCGGTCGAGGGGCTGTGGCTACTTTCCATCGACGCCAACGTCTATCTGCCGAATACGGACGGCGGCCATGACGACTGCAGCAAGGACGGCTGGAACGCTACGGTGCGGCACAAGCCCTATCTGCTCCACTGGATGCGCGATGTCGCCCGCCGGGCCAGAGCCGAAAACAAACGGCTCGTCGCCTTTTCGCACTACCCCGTCGCGGATATCTTTCGTGGGCTGACGGCGGCGCTCGAGACCCTGCCCGGCTCGCGCGCCGGCGCGCGCCGGATGCCGACGCCCGATGTAGCCGCCGCCATAGCGGCCACCGGCCTTCCGCTCCATTTCAGCGGCCACTGGCATGTGGATGCCACCGCCGCCGAAGCCGGGCTTGTCAACGTCTCCGTTCCCTCGACCGTCGCCTATCCGCCCGGCTGGAAGTGCCTCGAGATCGGCTCCGGGGGCATGGACATATCGGACCGCGCTGTTTCCGACGCCCCCGGTTTCGACGCGTGGTTCGCCCGCTATGTCGCCGAGGCGGATCGGACAGACCAGGATGGTTCGATCCTGTCCGTCGCGGATTACCGCGAGTTTCTGGACCGCCACTTCCGCGCAATCGTTCTTGAACGCCGCCTGCCGGAGGACTGGCCGCCGCAGATGCAGGCCATGGCCCGATCCGCGCGCCTGCCCGAGATCGCCGACCTTCTGTCGCTTCCGCAAGCCGGGCTTCCCGCCATTGCCGTCGCCGATATCCTCGTCGACTGGTACCGCCTGCGCGAGGCCGGCGGGGGTGCTGCGGCCGGCATCTCGAAAGAGCGCCGCGCGCTTTATGCTGAACTTGCGCGAAGCTGCGCCGGGATGGATTTTCCGGAAGGCTCCGACGCCGCGATCCTCGCCGTTTTTCTGCGCACGCTCGGCCTACTTCTGACCGGAAATGACGCGAAAAGGACGGCGCTCGATCGGCTGAGGGAGGCCTTCGTGCCGTGCTAG